The window AACCAAGGCCGCCAAGGAGTAGCAGATAATGGCCGAAGAGATTTCCGCGAAAGAGGTTATGGCCCTGCGCAAGAAGACCGGCGCCGGGATCGTCGATTGCAAGAAGGCCCTGCAGGAATGCGGCGGCGACGAGGAGAAGGCCGTCGAGTTCCTGCGCGTCAAGGGGCTGGCTTCGGCGGAGAAGAAGTCCGGTCGCAGCGCCACCGAGGGCATCATTCACTCCTACATCCACGCCGGCTCCCAGCTGGGCGTTCTGCTCGAGCTGCGTTGCGAGACTGACTTCGTCGCCCGCACCGACGACTTCCGCGAGCTGGCCAACAACCTCTGCCTGCAGATCGCCGCGATGAACCCGGCGGCCATCTCGGAGAAGGACTTCCCCGAGGCCGTGCTGGAAGCCGAGCGCAAGGTGCTCAAGGAGCAGGCCCTCGAATCCGGCAAGCCGGAGAACATCGTCGACAAGATGGTCGAGGGGCGGATGAAGAAGTACCTCAAGGAGCGTTCCCTGCTCGAGCAGATCTACATCCGTAACCAGCCGGAGCAGAAGGACCGCACCGTCGCCGAGTACATCAAGGAGAACATCGCCAAGCTCGGCGAGAACATCGAGGTCGTCCGCTTCACCCGTTACGAAGTCGGCGAAGACTAAACCCGATGAGCGGATCGTCCCAACCCCGTCGAGTGGTACTCAAGATCTCCGGAGAGCGGCTGTGTCGCCGCTGTCCGGAGTCTTTTTCCCCCTTCGACGCCGTTTCGATCGGCCGCGTCGTCGAGGATATAACTGGTCTTCACGGCGCCGGTTACGGCGTGGTGGTCATCTGCGGCGCCGGCAACCTGCTGCGCGGCCGGGACTCCGTCTTCGACGACCGGGTATTGGCGGACCAGTCCGGCATGCTGGCAACCCTGATCAACTCCCTGGCCGTCACCGATGCCCTGAGGACGGCCGGACTGCCGGCCCAGACCTATTCGGCGGTTCCCGTGGACACCCTGGTGACCCCCTACCGGGCCCTCGAGGTCCGCTGCGCCCTGGACGAGGGTATCATCGCCGTGGTCGGCGGCGGCACCGGAGCGCCCTTCGTCACCACGGACAGCGCCGCGGCTTTGCGGGCTCTGGAACTCGGCGCCGGCTGCATCCTCAAGGCCACCCAGGTCGACGGCGTCTACTCCGCCGATCCACGCAGCGTACCCGGAGCCGTGCGCTTCGAGCGTCTGGATTACGACGAGGTACTCAACCGCCGCCTGGCGGTGATGGATCTGGGCGCCGTCGAGCTCTGCCGCTCGGGCGGTGTCGAGGTCCGTGTCTTCTCCGGCGAGGTCCCCGGCGGTCCGCTCAAGGCGCTGACCGAGGAGGGTTTCGCCACCGTCATCGGACCGCCCGGCGCCGACTGAGGCTGCAGCCCAAAAGCCGACGTGCTATAATGGATGTTTGGATGAACCTTCAACCTCCGGCATCCACACCGCCGGCGTCAGTAAGGAGTCAGCATGGCAGAACCCCGGCTCAAGGAATTCAAAAACAGGATGGACAAGGCCGTGGAGGCCACCCAGCGCGATCTGCGGGCCATCCGCACCGGACGCGCCAACCCGGCCATTCTCGACGGCATCCGCGTCGACTACTACGGTAATCCGACGCCGATCAACCAGATGGCCACCATCAGCGTCCCCGAACCACGGATGATCATGATCCAACCCTGGGACAAGAGCGCCATCGAGAACATCACCCGGGCCCTGCAGTCCAGCGATCTGGGAATCACGCCGAACTCCGACGGTGTCGTCATCCGCCTGCCCTTCCCCAAGCTGACTGAGGATCGCCGCAAGGAGCTGGTCAAGGTCGCCAAGAGCCTCAGCGAGGAGGGCAAGGTCTCGTTGCGTAACATCCGCCGCGACGCCAACGAGATGCTCAAGAAAATGGAGAAGAAGGGCGAGCTGTCCGAAGACGAGAGCAAGCGGCTGCAGGACGTGGTCCAGGACTATACCGACAAGCATTCGGCGAATATCGACAAGCTCGTCGAAGAGAAGGTCGGCGAGATCATGGACGTCTGATCCGGAAGACCGCTCAGGTCGACCCTGTCGGAATAGGCAAACAAAAACGGCCCCGCGGGGGCCGTTTCCTCCAGGAGTAGCACCCGGGGATTATCGTAAAAAAGAGGGCAGCCCACACGCTACCGGAGCATTACGCCGGGAGGGGATACCGCTGATTCAAATCGCCAGGGCTCGTCTACCGTGTACGGACCGCTGCACGTGTGTAACGCCCTGTTAGCATACGTGACGGGCTGTGCTGTTGTGTCACTGACAAGGGGGCTAGAAGCGGCAGAAAAACAAGGGGATTATCACCGAATTATGACCAAGCACGAAGTATGGTCCTGAGAATGTATAGCGCGTTTTCGTGTCTCGAAGGTTGAAGCTGAATGACCTTTCACGGCTAATGAGTTTGAAGCTACGCTTGAAGCCTCCATGGTCGGCTGTTAGGCGGCGTTTGACGTAGCCCCGGAAGTTCTCGAGGCCGTTGATATGGTTCTTTCCGTCGGCGAACTCTACCTGGTTAATGAT of the Candidatus Coatesbacteria bacterium genome contains:
- the tsf gene encoding translation elongation factor Ts, producing MAEEISAKEVMALRKKTGAGIVDCKKALQECGGDEEKAVEFLRVKGLASAEKKSGRSATEGIIHSYIHAGSQLGVLLELRCETDFVARTDDFRELANNLCLQIAAMNPAAISEKDFPEAVLEAERKVLKEQALESGKPENIVDKMVEGRMKKYLKERSLLEQIYIRNQPEQKDRTVAEYIKENIAKLGENIEVVRFTRYEVGED
- a CDS encoding ribosome recycling factor, yielding MAEPRLKEFKNRMDKAVEATQRDLRAIRTGRANPAILDGIRVDYYGNPTPINQMATISVPEPRMIMIQPWDKSAIENITRALQSSDLGITPNSDGVVIRLPFPKLTEDRRKELVKVAKSLSEEGKVSLRNIRRDANEMLKKMEKKGELSEDESKRLQDVVQDYTDKHSANIDKLVEEKVGEIMDV
- a CDS encoding UMP kinase, translating into MSGSSQPRRVVLKISGERLCRRCPESFSPFDAVSIGRVVEDITGLHGAGYGVVVICGAGNLLRGRDSVFDDRVLADQSGMLATLINSLAVTDALRTAGLPAQTYSAVPVDTLVTPYRALEVRCALDEGIIAVVGGGTGAPFVTTDSAAALRALELGAGCILKATQVDGVYSADPRSVPGAVRFERLDYDEVLNRRLAVMDLGAVELCRSGGVEVRVFSGEVPGGPLKALTEEGFATVIGPPGAD